In one Planctomycetota bacterium genomic region, the following are encoded:
- a CDS encoding class II aldolase/adducin family protein: MPTPYTIATAKRDLLLYGRKIAERLLVVGPGGNTSARADTALVVKASGCAFEDCTEDDYIPIDPTTGDVMGSTRKPTCEIYMHIACFLKRPDANAVVHTHAPIATALAMTGQTLPPIYPDLIALVGAHIPVLPYIIPAGKQLAEAVARVIGDHNAVLLSNHGLLTVGSNVREAYFRNLIVEEACKTWLAARTFGQPYVLTPEEVHAVYHLEAEDYRRALLRGEIA, translated from the coding sequence ATGCCCACACCTTACACGATAGCGACCGCGAAACGCGACCTCCTGCTCTATGGCCGCAAGATTGCCGAGCGCCTGCTCGTCGTGGGCCCTGGCGGCAACACCAGCGCACGGGCCGACACGGCGCTGGTCGTCAAAGCCTCGGGCTGCGCCTTCGAGGATTGCACGGAGGACGACTACATTCCGATCGACCCGACGACGGGCGACGTCATGGGCTCGACCCGCAAGCCAACGTGCGAAATCTACATGCACATCGCCTGCTTCCTCAAGCGGCCCGACGCCAACGCCGTCGTGCACACCCATGCCCCGATCGCCACGGCCCTGGCGATGACCGGGCAGACGCTGCCCCCAATCTACCCGGACCTCATCGCGCTCGTGGGCGCCCACATCCCCGTGCTGCCCTACATCATCCCCGCCGGCAAGCAGCTTGCCGAGGCCGTGGCCAGGGTGATCGGCGACCACAACGCCGTGCTGCTCAGCAACCACGGCCTGCTCACCGTCGGCTCCAACGTCCGCGAAGCCTACTTCCGCAACCTCATCGTCGAGGAGGCCTGCAAGACCTGGCTCGCCGCACGCACCTTCGGCCAGCCCTACGTGCTCACCCCCGAGGAAGTCCACGCGGTCTACCACCTGGAGGCCGAGGACTACCGCCGCGCCCTTCTGCGCGGGGAGATCGCCT
- a CDS encoding metallophosphoesterase family protein, whose product MIAIISDIHSNLAALQAVIEDIKSRQIERVLCLGDVVGYGPQPRECVALVRELGFTIMGNHDEAIFHSHKTEQFNLRAEMAIEWTRDQLSKEGTPEEVAQRFDFLRTLPITEERSIDGVPLLFVHGSPRKPLREYIFPRDVQNHEKMREIFSLVRGLCFVGHSHVPGIYTEAMRYIHPSELELLKIYHFDEKQKAIVNVGSVGQPRDNDPRACYVTLTDEADAVVFRRVRYDVEKTRKLILASPGLDNSLGDRLLEGR is encoded by the coding sequence GTGATCGCGATCATATCGGACATCCACAGCAACCTCGCCGCCCTCCAGGCGGTGATCGAGGACATCAAGTCGCGCCAGATCGAACGGGTGCTCTGCCTGGGCGACGTGGTAGGCTACGGGCCGCAGCCGCGCGAGTGCGTGGCCCTCGTGCGCGAGCTGGGCTTCACCATCATGGGCAACCACGACGAGGCGATCTTCCACAGCCACAAGACCGAGCAGTTCAACCTGCGGGCCGAAATGGCCATCGAGTGGACCCGCGACCAGCTCTCGAAGGAGGGGACGCCCGAGGAGGTGGCCCAGCGGTTCGACTTCCTGCGTACGCTCCCGATCACCGAGGAGCGCTCGATTGACGGCGTGCCGCTGCTCTTCGTGCACGGCTCGCCGCGCAAGCCGCTGCGCGAGTACATCTTCCCGCGCGACGTGCAGAACCACGAGAAGATGCGCGAGATCTTCAGCCTCGTGCGCGGCCTGTGCTTCGTCGGCCACTCCCACGTGCCCGGCATCTACACCGAGGCCATGCGCTACATCCACCCCTCGGAGCTCGAGCTGCTCAAGATCTACCACTTCGACGAGAAGCAGAAGGCCATCGTCAACGTCGGCTCGGTCGGCCAGCCGCGCGACAACGACCCGAGGGCCTGCTACGTCACGCTTACCGACGAAGCCGATGCCGTGGTCTTCCGCCGCGTGCGCTACGACGTCGAGAAGACCCGCAAGCTGATCCTCGCATCGCCCGGCCTCGACAACTCTCTGGGCGACCGCCTGCTGGAAGGACGCTGA
- a CDS encoding Trm112 family protein yields the protein MPCEDAAVVDEKLLAILACPVCHAALRAEGQALLCTRTGVRYPIEDGIPILLAERAAPPHPAEGATGALPAEPPAPEER from the coding sequence ATGCCTTGTGAGGATGCCGCCGTGGTGGATGAGAAGCTGCTGGCCATCCTGGCGTGCCCCGTGTGCCACGCGGCCCTTCGAGCCGAGGGGCAGGCGCTCCTCTGCACGAGGACCGGAGTTCGGTATCCCATCGAGGACGGCATTCCGATTCTCCTGGCCGAGCGCGCGGCGCCGCCGCACCCGGCCGAGGGTGCAACGGGCGCGCTCCCCGCGGAGCCACCCGCGCCAGAGGAGCGCTAG
- a CDS encoding Gfo/Idh/MocA family oxidoreductase, translated as MSRTKVMVLGPGWVAGEHIKGYCRDPRAEVVAVVGFRPEDAARCEVYRREFGFAGRYYDSLPRALAESGAQAASVCTINHMHFANALAAAEAGLHVFCEKPLALTAEQVDTLVEAAAKRQVVTHVGHVVRWYSAIAALQRKAEAGLFGRFYYGEADYFHQYIGDWKTRASTGGSTWLMGGIHALDLLLHFMGYDAPIAEVYGVWQPAQWRTEFDYETASCAILRFADGRIGKAATDAESNLPYTFRLHLHGTKGGIHQALYHTPDMPPKHWARQEGAYPDDWQVAEHPFPAEISYFLDCIERGRDSDLSFARAAKAYHLIFAIEESARAGRPVKFVRN; from the coding sequence ATGTCCAGAACGAAGGTGATGGTGCTCGGGCCGGGCTGGGTGGCCGGCGAGCACATCAAGGGCTATTGCCGCGACCCGCGCGCCGAGGTTGTGGCCGTGGTGGGCTTCCGGCCCGAGGACGCCGCGCGGTGCGAGGTCTATCGAAGGGAGTTCGGCTTCGCGGGCCGCTACTACGACAGCCTGCCGCGGGCGCTGGCCGAGTCGGGCGCCCAGGCGGCCTCGGTGTGCACGATCAACCACATGCACTTTGCCAACGCCCTGGCCGCCGCCGAGGCGGGGCTGCACGTGTTCTGCGAGAAGCCTCTGGCCCTGACCGCGGAGCAGGTGGACACCCTGGTCGAAGCGGCAGCGAAGCGCCAGGTCGTCACCCACGTTGGGCACGTCGTGCGCTGGTACTCGGCCATCGCCGCGCTCCAGCGCAAGGCCGAGGCCGGCCTGTTCGGCCGCTTCTACTATGGCGAGGCCGACTACTTCCACCAATACATCGGCGACTGGAAGACGAGGGCCTCCACCGGCGGCTCCACGTGGCTGATGGGCGGCATCCACGCGCTCGATCTGCTGCTGCACTTCATGGGCTACGACGCCCCCATCGCCGAGGTCTACGGCGTCTGGCAGCCCGCCCAGTGGCGCACGGAGTTCGACTACGAGACGGCCTCGTGCGCCATCCTGCGCTTCGCCGACGGGCGGATCGGCAAGGCGGCCACCGACGCGGAATCGAACCTGCCCTACACCTTCCGCCTGCACCTCCACGGCACGAAGGGGGGCATCCACCAGGCCCTCTACCACACGCCCGACATGCCGCCGAAGCACTGGGCGAGGCAGGAGGGCGCATATCCCGACGACTGGCAGGTCGCCGAGCACCCCTTCCCTGCCGAGATCAGCTACTTCCTCGACTGCATCGAGCGTGGCCGCGACTCCGACCTCTCCTTCGCCCGTGCGGCCAAGGCCTACCACCTCATCTTCGCCATCGAGGAATCCGCGCGCGCCGGCCGGCCTGTCAAGTTCGTGAGGAACTGA
- a CDS encoding Gfo/Idh/MocA family oxidoreductase, whose translation MRQHADATRRGLLATMGAGLAAPYFLTGGALGAEGKAPASDRIQAGVIGTGGRGMALLGIHNYPQCKVVAVCDVYQPHMQRAQKAIGGSCDGVTDFRQILDRTDIDAIATGTPDHWHALLTVMACQSGKDVYCEKPLCRTIADGKAMVAAARRYGRVVQMGSQYRSMAHMRQFCEWVRNGRFGPIEQVRLSHACCPKAPVAPGGPPPADLDWDLWLGPAPWAPYHPSRCLFSFRFWMDYAGGFITDNGTHMMGVVSWAMGADDTGPVAIEATGKEDPASMYDVPVEYTVRYEFEKPKFVMTWEQPGTGGLNMQFIGPQATVDGFFRPTLVKGEADLSPTRSSETHLYESNDHFGNWLECVRTRKRPVYDVEIGYRVTSWSLLGNIAYLVGRRVRWDPAAQCFPDDPEANRLLQRPYREPWRL comes from the coding sequence GGCGCGCTCGGCGCCGAGGGCAAGGCGCCCGCCAGCGACCGCATTCAGGCCGGCGTCATCGGCACCGGCGGCCGCGGCATGGCGCTCCTGGGCATCCACAACTACCCCCAATGCAAGGTCGTCGCCGTGTGCGACGTGTACCAGCCGCACATGCAGCGCGCCCAGAAGGCCATCGGGGGCAGTTGCGACGGCGTGACCGATTTCCGCCAGATCCTCGACCGCACCGATATTGACGCCATCGCCACCGGCACCCCCGACCACTGGCACGCGCTGCTCACCGTGATGGCGTGCCAGAGCGGCAAGGACGTCTATTGCGAGAAGCCGCTGTGCCGCACCATCGCCGACGGCAAGGCCATGGTGGCGGCCGCCCGGCGCTATGGCCGCGTGGTGCAGATGGGCAGCCAGTACCGCTCGATGGCCCACATGCGCCAGTTCTGCGAGTGGGTGCGCAACGGACGGTTCGGCCCGATCGAGCAGGTGCGGCTCTCGCACGCCTGCTGCCCCAAGGCGCCCGTCGCGCCCGGCGGCCCGCCGCCCGCCGACCTCGACTGGGATCTCTGGCTCGGCCCCGCGCCCTGGGCGCCCTACCACCCGAGCCGATGCCTGTTCAGCTTCCGCTTCTGGATGGACTATGCAGGCGGATTCATCACCGACAACGGCACGCACATGATGGGCGTCGTCTCGTGGGCGATGGGCGCCGACGACACCGGCCCTGTTGCCATTGAGGCTACGGGCAAGGAGGACCCCGCCAGCATGTACGACGTGCCCGTCGAATACACAGTGCGCTACGAGTTCGAGAAACCCAAGTTCGTCATGACCTGGGAGCAACCGGGCACCGGCGGGCTCAACATGCAGTTCATCGGCCCGCAGGCCACGGTGGACGGCTTCTTCCGCCCCACGCTCGTCAAGGGCGAGGCCGACCTGTCGCCGACGCGGTCGAGCGAGACCCATCTCTACGAGAGCAACGACCACTTCGGCAACTGGCTGGAGTGTGTGCGGACGCGCAAGCGCCCGGTCTACGATGTGGAGATCGGCTACCGCGTCACGAGTTGGAGCCTGCTGGGTAACATCGCCTACCTGGTGGGCCGCAGGGTGCGTTGGGACCCCGCGGCCCAATGCTTCCCCGACGACCCCGAGGCCAACCGCCTGCTCCAGCGCCCCTATCGCGAGCCATGGCGCCTATGA